ATTGGAGAAAGGGTAAATATCATTATAATTGTTAAAAATAAGATTAGTTTTGCTGAAAGTTTCATTTATCTATTTTATAGCCTACACCGGAAATTGTTTTAATAATGTCCGGGATGAACTTTGAAAGTTTATTTCTGATATGCTGAATATGAACATCAAGACTTCTCGACCATTTATAAAGTGTGTTTGTCCCCCAAAGCTCTTTGATAATCTGCTCTCGACTAACAATTTGCCCTACACTTTTCAATAAATAAACAAGCACATCAAACTCTTTTGGAGTAAAGTCTATCTTTTTATCCTTAAATGTGGCTTCTCTGCTCTTTAAATCGATAAGAAGACCTTTGTAAGTAATGGTATCTTGAGAATCTTCACTACCGTTTGTACAACACCTTCTCATAATCGCCTTTACTCTTGCAAGAAACTCCATATTCTCAAACGGCTTTGTAATATAATCATCTGCACCATATTCAAAACACAAAACCTTTGCAGTTACATTCTCTTTTGCCGATAAAATAATTATAGGCACATCCGATTCTTTCCTTAAAATCTTGCA
The window above is part of the Deferrivibrio essentukiensis genome. Proteins encoded here:
- a CDS encoding response regulator transcription factor; this encodes MNECKILIIDDDIEIVQLLKLLLSSEGFSVVSSTTAFGGLELFKKNKFTLVILDLGLPDLDGEHLCKILRKESDVPIIILSAKENVTAKVLCFEYGADDYITKPFENMEFLARVKAIMRRCCTNGSEDSQDTITYKGLLIDLKSREATFKDKKIDFTPKEFDVLVYLLKSVGQIVSREQIIKELWGTNTLYKWSRSLDVHIQHIRNKLSKFIPDIIKTISGVGYKIDK